The Equus quagga isolate Etosha38 chromosome 12, UCLA_HA_Equagga_1.0, whole genome shotgun sequence genome includes a region encoding these proteins:
- the ZBP1 gene encoding Z-DNA-binding protein 1 isoform X5, with protein sequence MAENSLLSSRRSLCAGLVPGTAGSTFEEMIYNFLKAHGPHKALTIMKALGLETKKEVNHNLYDMEHKHLLHHDTNLDVWAVYRPEDSGRRNQPTTVIYQQNPVTMICQNGPNSQISIQNSEGIQIGHGNAMVKQMASGENGSTAPLHLPPTAPADPSAQGLPAGAWGPQDIHLEKSVLRRVQMGHGNEMNSASAPAEGPAHSPFGSHPVSATSAGPETVFETQMPEPGPHPRGDVVQRVHISSCFLEDTTIGNNNRMTASPGAAGPGGVTGPGDSRWGPGEPGEDTDPAPSGGERPGDAGRAAPVSFSTLICQLEAAALESRGPETETKTKTKTEEDDC encoded by the exons ATGGCTGAGAACTCTCTGCTCAGCAGTCGACGTTCATTGTGCGCTGGCCTCGTGCCCGGCACTGCTGGGAGCACTTTCG AGGAAATGATCTACAACTTTCTGAAAGCCCATGGGCCCCATAAGGCCTTGACCATCATGAAAGCCCTGGGAttagagacaaaaaaagaagtcAACCACAACTTGTATGACATGGAGCACAAACACCTCCTGCACCATGACACGAATTTAGATGTGTGGGCAGTTTATCGACCAG AAGATTCTGGAAGAAGAAATCAGCCCACCACAGTTATTTACCAGCAAAATCCCGTCACCATGATCTGTCAGAATGGACCAAACAGCCAAATTTCCATCCAGAATTCtgaaggcatccagattggacaTGGGAATGCCATGGTGAAACAAATGGCCTCTGGGGAGAACG GTTCCACggctcccctccacctcccaccaaCAGCACCAGCTGATCCCTCAGCTCAGGGTCTCCCGGCTGGAGCCTGGGGCCCCCAGGACATCCACCTGGAGAAGTCTGTGCTCAGACGGGTGCAAATGGGACACGGCAACGAGATGAACTCTGCCAGCGCCCCGGCTGAGGGACCTGCCCACAGCCCCTTCGGCAGCCACCCAG TCTCTGCCACCTCTGCCGGCCCAGAAACTGTGTTCGAAACGCAAATGCCCGAACCAGGCCCCCATCCCAGGGGGGACGTGGTCCAGAGAGTCCATATCAGTTCGTGCTTCCTTGAGGACACCACCATCGGCAACAACAACAGGATGACTGCCAGCCCAGGTGCGGCAGGTCCAGGAGGAGTCACAGGACCTGGGGACAGCaggtggggccctggggagccTGGAGAGGACACAG ATCCTGCGCCCTCTGGAGGTGAGCGCCCTGGTGACGCAGGTCGTGCCGCCCCTGTCAGCTTTTCCACGCTCATCTGCCAGCTAGAAGCTGCGGCTCTTGAAAGCAGGGGTCCCGAAAccgaaaccaaaaccaaaaccaaaactgAAGAAGACGACTGCTGA
- the ZBP1 gene encoding Z-DNA-binding protein 1 isoform X3, which translates to MSARVSAPPSALDPSLRGSPRPWSLQPGLHRRCTQFSLGPSLPLPDLEQKILQVLRDAGSPVKAIKLAKECGVSKKTLNRVLYRMKTELKVDLEGLATWRLGKGETGGAILTEQAQPSRAERPPQKAAATPENPASQLGERRLQEMIYNFLKAHGPHKALTIMKALGLETKKEVNHNLYDMEHKHLLHHDTNLDVWAVYRPDSGRRNQPTTVIYQQNPVTMICQNGPNSQISIQNSEGIQIGHGNAMVKQMASGENGSTAPLHLPPTAPADPSAQGLPAGAWGPQDIHLEKSVLRRVQMGHGNEMNSASAPAEGPAHSPFGSHPVSATSAGPETVFETQMPEPGPHPRGDVVQRVHISSCFLEDTTIGNNNRMTASPGAAGPGGVTGPGDSRWGPGEPGEDTDPAPSGGERPGDAGRAAPVSFSTLICQLEAAALESRGPETETKTKTKTEEDDC; encoded by the exons ATGTCTGCTCGGGTCTccgcccctccctctgccttggACCCCTCTCTCAGGGGGTCTCCGCGGCCCTGGAGCCTCCAGCCGGGGCTCCATCGTAGGTGCACTCAGTTCTCTCTcggcccctctctccctctcccagaccTTGAGCAGAAGATCCTGCAGGTGCTGAGGGACGCCGGCTCCCCTGTGAAAGCGATCAAGCTGGCCAAGGAATGTGGAGTGTCCAAGAAGACACTCAACCGAGTCCTCTACCGGATGAAGACAGAGCTCAAAGTCGACCTCGAAGGCCTGGCGACGTGGCGCCTGGGCAAGGGCGAGACTGGAGGAGCGATCCTCACAgagcaggcccagcccagccggG cAGAAAGACCCCCGCAGAAAGCGGCTGCAACTCCAGAGAACCCTGCCTCTCAGCTCGGTGAACGGCGTCTGC AGGAAATGATCTACAACTTTCTGAAAGCCCATGGGCCCCATAAGGCCTTGACCATCATGAAAGCCCTGGGAttagagacaaaaaaagaagtcAACCACAACTTGTATGACATGGAGCACAAACACCTCCTGCACCATGACACGAATTTAGATGTGTGGGCAGTTTATCGACCAG ATTCTGGAAGAAGAAATCAGCCCACCACAGTTATTTACCAGCAAAATCCCGTCACCATGATCTGTCAGAATGGACCAAACAGCCAAATTTCCATCCAGAATTCtgaaggcatccagattggacaTGGGAATGCCATGGTGAAACAAATGGCCTCTGGGGAGAACG GTTCCACggctcccctccacctcccaccaaCAGCACCAGCTGATCCCTCAGCTCAGGGTCTCCCGGCTGGAGCCTGGGGCCCCCAGGACATCCACCTGGAGAAGTCTGTGCTCAGACGGGTGCAAATGGGACACGGCAACGAGATGAACTCTGCCAGCGCCCCGGCTGAGGGACCTGCCCACAGCCCCTTCGGCAGCCACCCAG TCTCTGCCACCTCTGCCGGCCCAGAAACTGTGTTCGAAACGCAAATGCCCGAACCAGGCCCCCATCCCAGGGGGGACGTGGTCCAGAGAGTCCATATCAGTTCGTGCTTCCTTGAGGACACCACCATCGGCAACAACAACAGGATGACTGCCAGCCCAGGTGCGGCAGGTCCAGGAGGAGTCACAGGACCTGGGGACAGCaggtggggccctggggagccTGGAGAGGACACAG ATCCTGCGCCCTCTGGAGGTGAGCGCCCTGGTGACGCAGGTCGTGCCGCCCCTGTCAGCTTTTCCACGCTCATCTGCCAGCTAGAAGCTGCGGCTCTTGAAAGCAGGGGTCCCGAAAccgaaaccaaaaccaaaaccaaaactgAAGAAGACGACTGCTGA
- the ZBP1 gene encoding Z-DNA-binding protein 1 isoform X2, whose translation MSARVSAPPSALDPSLRGSPRPWSLQPGLHRRCTQFSLGPSLPLPDLEQKILQVLRDAGSPVKAIKLAKECGVSKKTLNRVLYRMKTELKVDLEGLATWRLGKGETGGAILTEQAQPSRERPPQKAAATPENPASQLGERRLQEMIYNFLKAHGPHKALTIMKALGLETKKEVNHNLYDMEHKHLLHHDTNLDVWAVYRPEDSGRRNQPTTVIYQQNPVTMICQNGPNSQISIQNSEGIQIGHGNAMVKQMASGENGSTAPLHLPPTAPADPSAQGLPAGAWGPQDIHLEKSVLRRVQMGHGNEMNSASAPAEGPAHSPFGSHPVSATSAGPETVFETQMPEPGPHPRGDVVQRVHISSCFLEDTTIGNNNRMTASPGAAGPGGVTGPGDSRWGPGEPGEDTDPAPSGGERPGDAGRAAPVSFSTLICQLEAAALESRGPETETKTKTKTEEDDC comes from the exons ATGTCTGCTCGGGTCTccgcccctccctctgccttggACCCCTCTCTCAGGGGGTCTCCGCGGCCCTGGAGCCTCCAGCCGGGGCTCCATCGTAGGTGCACTCAGTTCTCTCTcggcccctctctccctctcccagaccTTGAGCAGAAGATCCTGCAGGTGCTGAGGGACGCCGGCTCCCCTGTGAAAGCGATCAAGCTGGCCAAGGAATGTGGAGTGTCCAAGAAGACACTCAACCGAGTCCTCTACCGGATGAAGACAGAGCTCAAAGTCGACCTCGAAGGCCTGGCGACGTGGCGCCTGGGCAAGGGCGAGACTGGAGGAGCGATCCTCACAgagcaggcccagcccagccggG AAAGACCCCCGCAGAAAGCGGCTGCAACTCCAGAGAACCCTGCCTCTCAGCTCGGTGAACGGCGTCTGC AGGAAATGATCTACAACTTTCTGAAAGCCCATGGGCCCCATAAGGCCTTGACCATCATGAAAGCCCTGGGAttagagacaaaaaaagaagtcAACCACAACTTGTATGACATGGAGCACAAACACCTCCTGCACCATGACACGAATTTAGATGTGTGGGCAGTTTATCGACCAG AAGATTCTGGAAGAAGAAATCAGCCCACCACAGTTATTTACCAGCAAAATCCCGTCACCATGATCTGTCAGAATGGACCAAACAGCCAAATTTCCATCCAGAATTCtgaaggcatccagattggacaTGGGAATGCCATGGTGAAACAAATGGCCTCTGGGGAGAACG GTTCCACggctcccctccacctcccaccaaCAGCACCAGCTGATCCCTCAGCTCAGGGTCTCCCGGCTGGAGCCTGGGGCCCCCAGGACATCCACCTGGAGAAGTCTGTGCTCAGACGGGTGCAAATGGGACACGGCAACGAGATGAACTCTGCCAGCGCCCCGGCTGAGGGACCTGCCCACAGCCCCTTCGGCAGCCACCCAG TCTCTGCCACCTCTGCCGGCCCAGAAACTGTGTTCGAAACGCAAATGCCCGAACCAGGCCCCCATCCCAGGGGGGACGTGGTCCAGAGAGTCCATATCAGTTCGTGCTTCCTTGAGGACACCACCATCGGCAACAACAACAGGATGACTGCCAGCCCAGGTGCGGCAGGTCCAGGAGGAGTCACAGGACCTGGGGACAGCaggtggggccctggggagccTGGAGAGGACACAG ATCCTGCGCCCTCTGGAGGTGAGCGCCCTGGTGACGCAGGTCGTGCCGCCCCTGTCAGCTTTTCCACGCTCATCTGCCAGCTAGAAGCTGCGGCTCTTGAAAGCAGGGGTCCCGAAAccgaaaccaaaaccaaaaccaaaactgAAGAAGACGACTGCTGA
- the ZBP1 gene encoding Z-DNA-binding protein 1 isoform X4, giving the protein MAEGAAEPTETDLEQKILQVLRDAGSPVKAIKLAKECGVSKKTLNRVLYRMKTELKVDLEGLATWRLGKGETGGAILTEQAQPSRAERPPQKAAATPENPASQLGERRLQEMIYNFLKAHGPHKALTIMKALGLETKKEVNHNLYDMEHKHLLHHDTNLDVWAVYRPEDSGRRNQPTTVIYQQNPVTMICQNGPNSQISIQNSEGIQIGHGNAMVKQMASGENGSTAPLHLPPTAPADPSAQGLPAGAWGPQDIHLEKSVLRRVQMGHGNEMNSASAPAEGPAHSPFGSHPVSATSAGPETVFETQMPEPGPHPRGDVVQRVHISSCFLEDTTIGNNNRMTASPGAAGPGGVTGPGDSRWGPGEPGEDTDPAPSGGERPGDAGRAAPVSFSTLICQLEAAALESRGPETETKTKTKTEEDDC; this is encoded by the exons ATGGCCGAGGGCGCAGCTGAGCCAACCGAAACAG accTTGAGCAGAAGATCCTGCAGGTGCTGAGGGACGCCGGCTCCCCTGTGAAAGCGATCAAGCTGGCCAAGGAATGTGGAGTGTCCAAGAAGACACTCAACCGAGTCCTCTACCGGATGAAGACAGAGCTCAAAGTCGACCTCGAAGGCCTGGCGACGTGGCGCCTGGGCAAGGGCGAGACTGGAGGAGCGATCCTCACAgagcaggcccagcccagccggG cAGAAAGACCCCCGCAGAAAGCGGCTGCAACTCCAGAGAACCCTGCCTCTCAGCTCGGTGAACGGCGTCTGC AGGAAATGATCTACAACTTTCTGAAAGCCCATGGGCCCCATAAGGCCTTGACCATCATGAAAGCCCTGGGAttagagacaaaaaaagaagtcAACCACAACTTGTATGACATGGAGCACAAACACCTCCTGCACCATGACACGAATTTAGATGTGTGGGCAGTTTATCGACCAG AAGATTCTGGAAGAAGAAATCAGCCCACCACAGTTATTTACCAGCAAAATCCCGTCACCATGATCTGTCAGAATGGACCAAACAGCCAAATTTCCATCCAGAATTCtgaaggcatccagattggacaTGGGAATGCCATGGTGAAACAAATGGCCTCTGGGGAGAACG GTTCCACggctcccctccacctcccaccaaCAGCACCAGCTGATCCCTCAGCTCAGGGTCTCCCGGCTGGAGCCTGGGGCCCCCAGGACATCCACCTGGAGAAGTCTGTGCTCAGACGGGTGCAAATGGGACACGGCAACGAGATGAACTCTGCCAGCGCCCCGGCTGAGGGACCTGCCCACAGCCCCTTCGGCAGCCACCCAG TCTCTGCCACCTCTGCCGGCCCAGAAACTGTGTTCGAAACGCAAATGCCCGAACCAGGCCCCCATCCCAGGGGGGACGTGGTCCAGAGAGTCCATATCAGTTCGTGCTTCCTTGAGGACACCACCATCGGCAACAACAACAGGATGACTGCCAGCCCAGGTGCGGCAGGTCCAGGAGGAGTCACAGGACCTGGGGACAGCaggtggggccctggggagccTGGAGAGGACACAG ATCCTGCGCCCTCTGGAGGTGAGCGCCCTGGTGACGCAGGTCGTGCCGCCCCTGTCAGCTTTTCCACGCTCATCTGCCAGCTAGAAGCTGCGGCTCTTGAAAGCAGGGGTCCCGAAAccgaaaccaaaaccaaaaccaaaactgAAGAAGACGACTGCTGA
- the ZBP1 gene encoding Z-DNA-binding protein 1 isoform X1 — translation MSARVSAPPSALDPSLRGSPRPWSLQPGLHRRCTQFSLGPSLPLPDLEQKILQVLRDAGSPVKAIKLAKECGVSKKTLNRVLYRMKTELKVDLEGLATWRLGKGETGGAILTEQAQPSRAERPPQKAAATPENPASQLGERRLQEMIYNFLKAHGPHKALTIMKALGLETKKEVNHNLYDMEHKHLLHHDTNLDVWAVYRPEDSGRRNQPTTVIYQQNPVTMICQNGPNSQISIQNSEGIQIGHGNAMVKQMASGENGSTAPLHLPPTAPADPSAQGLPAGAWGPQDIHLEKSVLRRVQMGHGNEMNSASAPAEGPAHSPFGSHPVSATSAGPETVFETQMPEPGPHPRGDVVQRVHISSCFLEDTTIGNNNRMTASPGAAGPGGVTGPGDSRWGPGEPGEDTDPAPSGGERPGDAGRAAPVSFSTLICQLEAAALESRGPETETKTKTKTEEDDC, via the exons ATGTCTGCTCGGGTCTccgcccctccctctgccttggACCCCTCTCTCAGGGGGTCTCCGCGGCCCTGGAGCCTCCAGCCGGGGCTCCATCGTAGGTGCACTCAGTTCTCTCTcggcccctctctccctctcccagaccTTGAGCAGAAGATCCTGCAGGTGCTGAGGGACGCCGGCTCCCCTGTGAAAGCGATCAAGCTGGCCAAGGAATGTGGAGTGTCCAAGAAGACACTCAACCGAGTCCTCTACCGGATGAAGACAGAGCTCAAAGTCGACCTCGAAGGCCTGGCGACGTGGCGCCTGGGCAAGGGCGAGACTGGAGGAGCGATCCTCACAgagcaggcccagcccagccggG cAGAAAGACCCCCGCAGAAAGCGGCTGCAACTCCAGAGAACCCTGCCTCTCAGCTCGGTGAACGGCGTCTGC AGGAAATGATCTACAACTTTCTGAAAGCCCATGGGCCCCATAAGGCCTTGACCATCATGAAAGCCCTGGGAttagagacaaaaaaagaagtcAACCACAACTTGTATGACATGGAGCACAAACACCTCCTGCACCATGACACGAATTTAGATGTGTGGGCAGTTTATCGACCAG AAGATTCTGGAAGAAGAAATCAGCCCACCACAGTTATTTACCAGCAAAATCCCGTCACCATGATCTGTCAGAATGGACCAAACAGCCAAATTTCCATCCAGAATTCtgaaggcatccagattggacaTGGGAATGCCATGGTGAAACAAATGGCCTCTGGGGAGAACG GTTCCACggctcccctccacctcccaccaaCAGCACCAGCTGATCCCTCAGCTCAGGGTCTCCCGGCTGGAGCCTGGGGCCCCCAGGACATCCACCTGGAGAAGTCTGTGCTCAGACGGGTGCAAATGGGACACGGCAACGAGATGAACTCTGCCAGCGCCCCGGCTGAGGGACCTGCCCACAGCCCCTTCGGCAGCCACCCAG TCTCTGCCACCTCTGCCGGCCCAGAAACTGTGTTCGAAACGCAAATGCCCGAACCAGGCCCCCATCCCAGGGGGGACGTGGTCCAGAGAGTCCATATCAGTTCGTGCTTCCTTGAGGACACCACCATCGGCAACAACAACAGGATGACTGCCAGCCCAGGTGCGGCAGGTCCAGGAGGAGTCACAGGACCTGGGGACAGCaggtggggccctggggagccTGGAGAGGACACAG ATCCTGCGCCCTCTGGAGGTGAGCGCCCTGGTGACGCAGGTCGTGCCGCCCCTGTCAGCTTTTCCACGCTCATCTGCCAGCTAGAAGCTGCGGCTCTTGAAAGCAGGGGTCCCGAAAccgaaaccaaaaccaaaaccaaaactgAAGAAGACGACTGCTGA